The proteins below come from a single Anaerolineae bacterium genomic window:
- a CDS encoding sugar phosphate isomerase/epimerase, which produces MSVLFSTGSLYGLPYHLAFRLASAAGCDGVELVLDPWSLMAGPNAVRQYGHRMACPIRALHPSLFGLPGWRTAPEAFPRLAEWALALECPLVVVHPPRFSGLAENIRLFDQGLASFRRVAGEEVVIGLENSAVFFERDRQHPYVWPERVAAFALERGMPVVFDTTHAASTGLGLVEAYDQVAGLVRHVHLSDFRQPHAWLDRPSLDTYFKHHQLPGEGELDLASFFRRLEEDGYSGAVTVEVSPVALRIWRPSLATQLLRHSVDMVRGWRAVGGQATPVLPLRDAAS; this is translated from the coding sequence ATGTCGGTCCTCTTCTCCACTGGCTCGCTCTATGGATTGCCATATCATCTGGCTTTCCGGCTGGCGTCGGCCGCCGGCTGCGACGGCGTGGAGCTGGTGCTCGACCCGTGGTCGCTGATGGCCGGGCCCAACGCAGTGCGCCAGTACGGACACCGGATGGCGTGCCCGATCCGGGCGCTACATCCCTCGCTCTTTGGTCTGCCGGGTTGGCGAACGGCCCCGGAGGCGTTCCCCCGTCTGGCCGAATGGGCGTTGGCGCTGGAGTGCCCTCTGGTGGTGGTGCACCCCCCTCGCTTCTCCGGGCTGGCGGAGAACATCCGTCTCTTCGATCAAGGGCTGGCCAGCTTCCGACGGGTGGCAGGGGAAGAAGTGGTCATCGGGTTGGAGAACTCGGCTGTCTTCTTCGAGCGCGACCGGCAACACCCGTATGTCTGGCCTGAACGCGTCGCTGCTTTCGCCCTCGAACGGGGGATGCCGGTGGTCTTCGACACTACCCACGCTGCCAGCACCGGCCTGGGGTTGGTAGAGGCGTATGACCAGGTGGCTGGCCTGGTGCGCCATGTGCACCTTAGCGATTTCCGCCAACCACACGCCTGGCTGGATCGTCCGTCGCTGGATACCTACTTCAAGCATCACCAGCTACCGGGAGAGGGCGAACTGGACTTGGCGTCGTTCTTCCGCCGGTTGGAGGAGGATGGCTACTCGGGGGCGGTCACGGTGGAGGTGAGCCCGGTGGCCCTGCGGATATGGCGGCCGTCCCTGGCGACGCAGTTGCTGCGCCATTCGGTGGACATGGTGCGGGGGTGGCGGGCGGTGGGAGGGCAGGCTACGCCGGTGCTGCCCCTGCGTGATGCCGCATCGTAG
- the nadD gene encoding nicotinate (nicotinamide) nucleotide adenylyltransferase yields MGALERLGVLGGTFDPIHVGHLLMGQTAYEALGLGLVLFVPAGVPPHKRKLERGEAQARLAMTRAAVGGDARFAVSTVDMERPAPHYTVDTLALLAEQYSLGPDSIYFIIGSDSLEQLHTWHRAGELVQRCLLAVIGRPGHPIDLPAVYDRVPQVEGRLMVLDMPAIGISSTLLRRMVACGRSIRYWVPPGVERIIEERGLYCRPVAQTMGGSR; encoded by the coding sequence ATGGGAGCGCTAGAGCGGCTAGGGGTCCTGGGCGGCACCTTCGACCCCATACATGTGGGGCACCTGCTCATGGGCCAGACGGCCTATGAGGCTCTGGGCCTGGGCCTGGTGCTCTTCGTGCCCGCGGGAGTACCTCCACACAAGCGCAAGCTGGAGCGGGGCGAGGCCCAGGCGCGGCTGGCCATGACCCGGGCGGCGGTGGGAGGGGATGCCCGGTTCGCCGTCAGCACGGTGGACATGGAACGGCCGGCTCCTCATTACACCGTGGATACCCTGGCATTGCTGGCTGAGCAGTATAGCCTGGGGCCGGACTCCATCTATTTCATCATCGGTTCGGACTCGCTGGAACAGCTCCACACGTGGCATCGCGCGGGTGAGTTGGTGCAACGGTGCCTGCTAGCGGTGATCGGGCGGCCTGGGCACCCGATAGACCTGCCGGCCGTGTACGACAGAGTGCCCCAGGTGGAAGGGCGGCTGATGGTGCTAGACATGCCCGCGATCGGGATATCCTCTACCCTTCTACGGCGAATGGTCGCCTGTGGGCGTTCGATCCGGTACTGGGTGCCTCCGGGCGTGGAGAGGATCATCGAGGAGAGAGGTCTGTACTGCCGGCCGGTGGCACAGACGATGGGCGGCAGTCGCTAG
- the obgE gene encoding GTPase ObgE: MSERSEKTLFDEARIHVAAGDGGNGIVSFRREKYVPLGGPNGGSGGPGGSVYLQADEGLNTLVGLRSQSHIRAGRGGHGGSKNRQGAAGNDAVVRVPLGTVVYDDETGRVLGDLTQPGQRLLVARGGRGGRGNAAFATPTNQAPRIAERGDPGERRWLRLELKLIADVGLVGMPNAGKSTLLSVISSARPKIAEYPFTTLQPNLGVVLLDDGYSFVVADLPGLIAGAHQGAGLGHRFLRHVERTRVIIHMVDGSSEDPREDYRQIREELAAFDQALAEKPEIVAVNKLDLPEARERFPELRRKLATTGVTVLGISAATGEGVRALLAETRRMLESLPPEEVRPVLPEVRPPAVDEKEAAVRIFRRSDGAWIVRAPWLERLARRTAWGMPEAVERFQRTLDRYGITTTLEEVGVRPGDTVIIGEAELEWER; the protein is encoded by the coding sequence ATGTCTGAGCGATCGGAGAAGACTCTATTCGACGAGGCGCGTATCCACGTTGCAGCCGGCGACGGCGGCAACGGCATCGTGAGCTTCCGCCGGGAGAAGTATGTCCCTTTGGGAGGCCCCAACGGGGGCAGTGGTGGCCCGGGAGGCAGCGTGTACCTGCAGGCGGATGAAGGCCTGAACACGTTGGTGGGCCTGCGGAGCCAGAGCCACATCCGTGCCGGCCGGGGCGGACACGGGGGGAGCAAGAACAGGCAAGGGGCTGCCGGGAACGATGCGGTGGTGCGGGTTCCGCTAGGCACGGTGGTCTACGATGACGAGACGGGCAGAGTGCTGGGAGACCTCACCCAGCCCGGGCAGCGGCTGCTCGTGGCCCGAGGAGGCCGAGGAGGCCGAGGCAACGCTGCCTTCGCCACCCCCACAAACCAGGCCCCTCGCATCGCCGAGCGGGGTGACCCAGGGGAGCGGCGCTGGCTGCGCCTCGAGCTCAAGCTGATCGCCGACGTAGGGCTGGTGGGAATGCCCAATGCCGGCAAGTCCACTCTCCTGTCGGTGATTAGCTCCGCCCGCCCCAAGATCGCTGAGTACCCCTTTACTACGCTTCAGCCGAACCTGGGGGTGGTCCTCTTGGACGATGGCTACTCCTTTGTGGTGGCGGACCTGCCGGGCCTAATAGCGGGGGCGCATCAGGGAGCCGGCCTGGGTCACAGGTTCCTGCGGCATGTGGAGCGCACTCGGGTCATCATCCATATGGTTGATGGGTCCTCAGAAGACCCGCGGGAGGACTACCGGCAGATCCGGGAGGAGCTGGCGGCGTTCGACCAGGCCCTGGCGGAGAAGCCCGAGATCGTGGCGGTGAACAAGCTGGACCTGCCCGAGGCTCGAGAGAGATTCCCCGAGTTGCGCAGGAAGCTGGCAACCACGGGCGTGACCGTTCTCGGCATCTCGGCAGCCACCGGCGAGGGCGTTCGGGCGCTCTTGGCTGAGACCAGGCGCATGCTCGAGTCGCTGCCTCCTGAGGAGGTTCGCCCGGTTCTACCCGAGGTCCGGCCTCCGGCGGTGGACGAGAAGGAGGCGGCGGTACGAATCTTCCGTCGCTCCGATGGCGCCTGGATTGTGCGGGCGCCTTGGCTAGAGAGGCTAGCCCGGCGGACGGCGTGGGGCATGCCGGAAGCGGTGGAGCGCTTCCAGCGGACTCTGGACCGGTACGGCATCACCACTACGCTGGAAGAGGTGGGTGTGCGCCCGGGGGACACCGTCATCATCGGGGAGGCCGAGCTCGAATGGGAGCGCTAG